Proteins co-encoded in one Dyella japonica A8 genomic window:
- a CDS encoding aldo/keto reductase gives MQLRPLGRSSLSVAPLAFGGNVFGWSADEQHSFDLLDAFVDAGFNLIDTADVYSAWVPGNRGGESETIIGKWLKRSGKRDKVLIATKVAKWAEHPGLSPMNINQAVDGSLKRLQTDYIDLYQAHEDDATVPLHETLGAFGKLIEQGKVRVIGASNYGADRFGEALKISAEYHLPRYETLQPEYNLVNRKAYEKELEPLVIAENVGVINYYALASGFLSGKYRSEADFAKSAARGGTVQKYLNPHGLGVLAALDKVAAAHGATPAQVALAWLIARPSITAPIASATSVPQLDELLKGVELRLSKEEIAALDKASA, from the coding sequence ATGCAACTGCGTCCCCTGGGTCGATCCTCCCTTTCCGTCGCGCCGCTCGCCTTCGGTGGCAACGTCTTTGGCTGGAGCGCGGACGAGCAGCACTCATTCGACCTGCTCGATGCGTTCGTTGATGCCGGCTTCAACCTGATCGACACGGCCGACGTCTACTCCGCCTGGGTGCCGGGCAATCGCGGTGGCGAATCGGAAACCATCATCGGCAAATGGCTCAAGCGCAGCGGCAAGCGCGACAAGGTGCTGATCGCCACCAAGGTGGCGAAGTGGGCGGAGCATCCGGGCCTGTCGCCGATGAACATCAACCAGGCGGTCGACGGTTCGCTCAAGCGCCTGCAGACCGATTACATCGACCTTTACCAAGCACATGAAGACGATGCGACCGTGCCGCTGCATGAAACGCTCGGCGCGTTCGGCAAGCTGATCGAGCAGGGCAAGGTACGCGTGATCGGTGCGTCCAACTATGGCGCCGATCGTTTCGGCGAAGCACTGAAGATATCGGCCGAGTACCACCTGCCCCGCTACGAAACACTGCAGCCGGAATACAACCTGGTCAACCGCAAGGCCTACGAGAAGGAACTCGAGCCGCTGGTCATCGCCGAGAACGTGGGCGTCATCAACTACTACGCACTCGCCAGCGGATTTCTCAGCGGCAAGTACCGCAGCGAGGCGGACTTCGCCAAGAGCGCCGCGCGTGGCGGCACGGTGCAGAAGTACCTCAACCCGCACGGCCTGGGCGTGCTCGCCGCGCTGGATAAGGTGGCCGCGGCCCACGGCGCGACGCCAGCACAAGTCGCGCTGGCCTGGCTGATCGCCCGGCCCAGCATCACCGCGCCGATCGCCAGCGCCACCAGCGTGCCGCAGCTCGACGAGCTGCTGAAGGGCGTGGAGTTGCGGTTGAGCAAGGAAGAGATCGCGGCACTGGACAAGGCCAGCGCCTGA
- a CDS encoding beta-glucosidase family protein has protein sequence MKSKAAALRYAVLAGAVLAGLAVTGLCTAAGSVSAQAPARPWNDTTLSPDARAKLLLAQLTQDEKFQLIHSYYAGPDRPADKPFPKGAIASAGYVAPIERLGIPALEESDAGLGVASSDRMRPGDHATPLPAGPVTAASWDPKVAYRGGAMIGSEAHSKGFNVLLAGGINLMREPRNGRNFEYAGEDPLLAGTIVGEAIKGIQDQHVISTIKHFALNDQETARNTINVQIGEQAMRESDLLAFELALERGKPGSVMCSYNKVNGDWACENDYLMNQVLKRDWKYPGFVMSDWGGAHSAAKAVNAGLDQESAGEVFDKELYFDAPLRAALAKGEVKQARIDDMVQRILRSMFAAGVFQYPAGKAPVDPQANLKVARETLESGAVLLRNEHDTLPLDLGKLQSIAVIGAHADKGVLAGGGSSLVAAMGGNAVPGLAPTTWPGPVLYHPYAPLKALRDAAPKANVQFAEGNDVAAAAALAAKSQVAVVFVQKWQTESLDSPDLSLPDNQDALVAAVAKANPRTVVVLENGGPVAMPWLDQVGAVLETWYPGGDGGKGIANLLSGKVNPSGRLPLSWPADLAQLPRKDLPGAAGGTPPDSVDYAIEGANVGYRWYQSKGIKPLFPFGYGLSYTQFQHGALKVDAHGAQLQATVEVTNTGSRAGADVAQVYVRVPGAASARLAGYAKVFLKPGEHRTLSIPLEPRLLADFDVARHGWVIKGGQYSLAEGRSSDDLAAPVNVQLPATAL, from the coding sequence ATGAAGAGCAAGGCAGCAGCACTGCGATACGCGGTTTTGGCTGGCGCGGTTCTGGCGGGGCTGGCCGTGACGGGTTTGTGCACGGCTGCTGGCAGCGTCTCGGCGCAAGCACCCGCCCGGCCCTGGAACGACACCACGCTTTCGCCCGATGCGCGCGCCAAGCTCCTGCTGGCGCAGCTCACCCAGGACGAGAAGTTCCAGCTCATCCACAGCTACTACGCCGGCCCGGACCGACCGGCCGACAAGCCGTTCCCCAAGGGCGCCATCGCATCGGCGGGCTATGTCGCTCCCATCGAGCGTCTGGGTATTCCCGCCCTTGAAGAAAGCGATGCGGGCCTGGGCGTGGCCAGCTCCGACCGCATGCGCCCCGGCGATCACGCGACACCGCTGCCGGCGGGGCCGGTAACGGCCGCCAGCTGGGATCCCAAGGTCGCCTATCGCGGTGGCGCCATGATCGGCAGCGAGGCGCACAGCAAGGGTTTCAACGTACTGCTCGCCGGTGGCATCAACCTGATGCGCGAGCCGCGCAACGGGCGCAACTTCGAGTACGCGGGAGAGGATCCATTGCTGGCCGGCACCATCGTGGGCGAGGCCATCAAGGGCATCCAGGATCAGCACGTCATCTCCACCATCAAGCACTTCGCTTTGAACGACCAGGAGACGGCGCGCAACACCATCAACGTGCAGATCGGCGAGCAGGCGATGCGCGAGTCGGACTTGCTGGCGTTCGAGCTGGCCCTCGAGCGCGGCAAGCCTGGGTCGGTGATGTGCTCGTATAACAAGGTCAACGGCGACTGGGCGTGCGAGAACGACTACCTGATGAATCAGGTGCTCAAGCGCGACTGGAAATACCCGGGCTTCGTGATGTCCGATTGGGGCGGCGCCCACAGCGCGGCCAAGGCGGTGAATGCGGGGCTCGACCAGGAATCGGCCGGCGAGGTGTTCGACAAGGAGCTCTACTTCGACGCGCCGTTGCGCGCGGCGCTGGCCAAGGGCGAGGTGAAGCAGGCGCGCATCGACGACATGGTGCAACGCATCCTGCGCAGCATGTTCGCGGCGGGCGTGTTCCAGTATCCCGCGGGCAAGGCGCCGGTCGATCCGCAGGCCAACCTGAAGGTGGCGCGCGAGACGCTGGAATCCGGCGCGGTGCTGTTGCGCAACGAGCACGACACGCTGCCGCTGGATCTGGGCAAGCTGCAATCCATCGCCGTGATCGGCGCGCATGCCGACAAGGGCGTGCTGGCCGGCGGCGGTTCGTCACTGGTGGCGGCCATGGGCGGCAACGCCGTACCGGGCTTGGCACCCACGACGTGGCCGGGTCCGGTGCTGTATCACCCGTACGCGCCGCTGAAGGCGCTGCGCGATGCGGCGCCCAAGGCCAACGTGCAATTCGCCGAAGGCAACGACGTGGCGGCGGCCGCTGCACTGGCGGCCAAGTCACAGGTGGCGGTGGTGTTCGTGCAGAAGTGGCAGACCGAATCGCTGGACTCGCCTGACCTGTCGCTGCCCGACAACCAGGACGCGCTGGTCGCGGCCGTGGCCAAGGCCAATCCACGCACCGTCGTGGTGCTGGAGAACGGCGGCCCCGTGGCCATGCCGTGGCTCGATCAGGTCGGCGCGGTGCTGGAAACCTGGTACCCCGGTGGTGATGGCGGCAAGGGCATCGCGAACCTGCTTTCGGGCAAGGTGAACCCCTCCGGCCGACTGCCGCTGAGCTGGCCGGCCGACCTCGCGCAGTTGCCGCGCAAGGATCTCCCCGGCGCCGCGGGTGGTACGCCGCCCGACAGCGTCGACTACGCCATCGAAGGCGCCAACGTGGGTTACCGCTGGTATCAGTCGAAGGGCATCAAGCCGCTCTTCCCGTTCGGCTACGGCCTGTCGTACACGCAGTTCCAGCACGGCGCGCTGAAGGTCGATGCACACGGTGCGCAGTTGCAGGCCACGGTGGAGGTGACCAACACCGGCTCGCGTGCCGGTGCGGACGTGGCGCAGGTATACGTGCGTGTGCCGGGCGCTGCGTCGGCACGCCTGGCGGGCTACGCCAAGGTGTTCCTCAAGCCCGGTGAACACCGCACGCTGAGCATCCCGCTCGAACCCCGCCTGCTGGCCGACTTCGACGTCGCCAGGCATGGCTGGGTGATCAAGGGTGGGCAGTACAGCCTTGCCGAGGGGCGTTCGTCAGACGACCTGGCCGCCCCGGTCAACGTGCAGCTTCCCGCCACCGCGCTTTAA
- a CDS encoding LysR substrate-binding domain-containing protein yields the protein MARVSLDLLQQFVQVARLGNLSRAAEQANLTVSALSHQVRQLEQRLERKLFERGPRGVQLTNEGRRLLEAVGHHFEGIDRAMAGFRCRRDDVLTLSAIPGVMSSWLVPRLARLVAAHPELQLNLQSSVELVNFERDPVDAAVRYGRGPWPGLITERLFGEWIAPVASPALLERMSDTDPNDLGQWPLLGDPGDRWRDWFAQTRGEPPPRYVAHFDNTDALQRGALEGMGVALGRMVMARPLIEAGLLTVLGDRYQQIPEAYFLVYPEHAKDHAGLRTFREWLLCEAGKYAEAMSYATGNNGNVIA from the coding sequence ATGGCGCGCGTCTCGCTGGATCTCCTCCAACAATTCGTGCAGGTGGCCCGGCTGGGCAACCTCTCGCGCGCCGCGGAGCAGGCCAACCTCACCGTCAGCGCGCTCAGCCATCAGGTGCGGCAGCTGGAGCAGCGCCTGGAGCGCAAGCTGTTCGAACGCGGTCCGCGTGGCGTGCAGCTCACCAATGAAGGCCGGCGCCTGCTGGAAGCGGTGGGGCACCACTTCGAAGGCATCGATCGCGCCATGGCTGGATTCCGCTGCCGGCGCGACGACGTGCTCACGCTCAGCGCCATTCCCGGCGTGATGTCGAGCTGGCTGGTGCCGCGCCTCGCGCGACTGGTGGCGGCGCACCCGGAGCTCCAGCTCAACCTGCAGTCCAGCGTGGAGCTGGTCAATTTCGAGCGGGACCCGGTGGACGCGGCCGTGCGCTACGGCCGCGGCCCATGGCCGGGCCTGATCACCGAACGCCTGTTCGGCGAATGGATCGCGCCGGTGGCCTCACCCGCGTTGCTGGAACGCATGAGCGATACCGATCCCAACGACCTCGGCCAATGGCCCTTGCTGGGTGACCCGGGCGACCGCTGGCGTGACTGGTTCGCGCAGACCCGCGGCGAACCGCCGCCGCGCTACGTGGCGCATTTCGACAACACCGACGCGCTGCAGCGTGGCGCGCTGGAGGGCATGGGTGTCGCGCTGGGGCGCATGGTGATGGCGCGCCCGCTGATCGAGGCCGGCTTGCTCACGGTGTTGGGTGACCGCTACCAGCAGATTCCGGAGGCGTACTTCCTCGTCTATCCCGAGCACGCGAAGGATCACGCCGGCCTGCGCACGTTCCGCGAGTGGCTGCTGTGCGAGGCCGGCAAATACGCCGAGGCCATGTCGTATGCCACCGGCAACAATGGCAACGTCATCGCCTAG
- a CDS encoding class I SAM-dependent methyltransferase, which translates to MNSRVFLGLAAVLLAACSGNSAPAAAQVQDQPAALVPPTSASDFTATQLDQDIAGDWRSQEHKARDVYRHPKATLQFFGIRPDLTVVEITPGGGWYTEILAPLLRDNGHYIAATAKPAVDGEASRDLSGLKAKFAADPAHYGKAQLVEFDPKAPSFGAPGSADMVLTFRNVHNWVDADTAPAMFKAFYTVLRPGGVLGVEDHRAADNASLATVKDSGYLPTNVVVKLATDAGFQLQESSEINANPKDTKDYPKGVWTLPPTLTLGDQDRAKYLAIGESDRMTLRFVKPDASASHH; encoded by the coding sequence ATGAATAGCCGTGTGTTCCTGGGGCTGGCAGCCGTGCTGCTGGCGGCCTGCAGTGGCAACTCCGCGCCGGCCGCCGCGCAAGTACAGGACCAGCCGGCCGCCCTCGTGCCGCCTACCAGCGCCAGCGATTTCACCGCGACGCAGCTCGACCAGGACATCGCCGGCGACTGGCGTTCGCAGGAACACAAGGCGCGCGACGTGTATCGCCATCCCAAGGCGACGTTGCAATTCTTTGGCATCCGTCCCGACCTCACCGTGGTCGAGATCACGCCCGGTGGCGGCTGGTACACCGAGATCCTCGCGCCGCTGCTGCGCGACAACGGCCACTACATCGCGGCCACGGCCAAGCCCGCCGTCGATGGCGAGGCGAGCCGCGACCTCAGCGGGCTGAAGGCGAAGTTCGCCGCCGATCCCGCGCATTACGGCAAGGCGCAGCTGGTGGAGTTCGATCCGAAGGCGCCTTCCTTCGGCGCGCCCGGCTCGGCTGACATGGTGCTGACCTTCCGTAATGTCCACAACTGGGTGGATGCCGACACCGCGCCCGCCATGTTCAAGGCGTTCTACACCGTGCTCCGGCCGGGTGGCGTGCTGGGTGTGGAAGATCATCGCGCGGCCGACAACGCCAGCCTGGCCACCGTGAAGGACAGTGGCTACCTGCCCACGAACGTGGTGGTCAAGCTCGCCACTGACGCCGGTTTCCAGTTGCAGGAATCGAGCGAGATCAACGCGAACCCGAAGGACACCAAGGATTATCCCAAGGGTGTGTGGACCTTGCCGCCGACGCTCACCTTGGGCGACCAGGATCGCGCCAAGTACCTCGCCATCGGCGAATCGGACCGCATGACCCTGCGCTTCGTGAAACCCGACGCGTCCGCGTCGCATCATTAA
- a CDS encoding pseudouridine synthase — MLIALNKPYGVLCQFSDADGRPTLASYVKQKDVYPAGRLDHDSEGLLLLTDDGRLAHKLTDPRHKEAKTYLVQVDGQITDEAMAALRRGVVLNDGPTLPAHAEHAVEPEWLWPRDPPVRFRKLIPTSWLRITLREGRNRQVRRMTASVGFPTLRLIRERIGPYALDGLEPGRVRVVG, encoded by the coding sequence ATGCTTATCGCGCTCAATAAACCCTATGGCGTCCTTTGCCAGTTCAGCGATGCGGACGGTCGTCCCACGCTGGCGTCTTATGTCAAGCAAAAAGACGTCTATCCAGCCGGGCGCCTGGATCACGACAGCGAAGGCCTGCTACTGCTGACCGATGACGGTCGCCTTGCGCACAAGCTCACCGATCCACGGCACAAGGAAGCCAAGACCTACCTGGTGCAGGTCGACGGCCAGATCACGGATGAAGCCATGGCAGCGCTTCGTCGCGGTGTCGTACTCAACGACGGTCCCACGCTGCCCGCTCATGCAGAGCATGCGGTGGAACCCGAGTGGTTGTGGCCACGCGATCCCCCCGTGCGCTTTCGCAAGCTCATTCCCACCAGTTGGTTGCGTATCACCCTGCGCGAGGGTCGCAACCGACAGGTGCGTCGCATGACGGCATCGGTGGGTTTCCCCACGCTGCGGCTCATTCGCGAACGCATCGGACCGTATGCGCTGGACGGACTCGAGCCGGGACGCGTGCGCGTTGTGGGCTGA
- a CDS encoding OmpA/MotB family protein, translated as MYVLRMAVLACAVAVAAGCVSESTYKKEEAQANQYKAEDGQLTALNQQLSSKLSKDEATIQQLNGELKVTVVNQVLFAEGGYALNGTGEKTLDKIAPTLATLSKQRVAVEAFTDNVPIGEALKARFPSNVELSSARADEVVRYLGKKGVPDRLMSAQGFGERHPVASNDTAEGRAQNRRVEIVITNAPLQ; from the coding sequence ATGTACGTATTGCGTATGGCCGTGCTGGCCTGTGCTGTCGCCGTCGCCGCGGGTTGCGTCTCCGAGAGCACCTACAAGAAGGAAGAGGCGCAGGCGAATCAATACAAGGCGGAGGATGGCCAGCTGACGGCGTTGAACCAGCAGCTCTCCTCCAAGCTCAGCAAGGACGAGGCGACCATCCAGCAGCTCAACGGCGAGCTGAAGGTCACCGTCGTCAATCAGGTGCTGTTTGCCGAAGGTGGCTACGCGCTCAACGGCACGGGTGAGAAAACACTCGACAAGATCGCGCCCACGCTGGCCACCTTGAGCAAACAGCGCGTTGCCGTGGAGGCGTTTACCGACAACGTGCCGATCGGCGAGGCATTGAAGGCGCGTTTCCCCAGCAATGTGGAACTCTCCTCCGCCCGCGCGGACGAGGTGGTTCGCTACCTGGGCAAGAAGGGCGTGCCGGATCGCCTGATGTCGGCGCAGGGCTTCGGTGAGCGCCACCCGGTGGCGAGCAACGATACAGCGGAAGGGCGTGCGCAGAACCGCCGCGTGGAGATTGTCATCACCAACGCACCCTTGCAGTAA
- a CDS encoding TatD family hydrolase, with protein sequence MQLVDIGANLTHESFRHDFDAVLQRAKDHGVAQLMVTGASRDGSTHALALAQAHPGLLFATAGVHPHHAIDYDDATDAWLRELATHPEVRAVGETGLDYNRNYSPRDVQLAVFERQLQIAVDTQKPLFLHQRDAHHDFVALLRRYRDKIPGAVVHCFTDTGEAMRDYLDLDCHIGITGWICDERRGTHLRELVKDIPAHRLMIETDAPYLLPRTVKPPPSHRRNEPMYLRHICEEIARDRGESWQETATHTTATARAFFGLPGI encoded by the coding sequence ATGCAACTCGTCGACATCGGCGCCAACCTCACCCACGAGTCGTTCCGGCACGATTTCGATGCTGTGCTGCAGCGTGCGAAGGACCATGGGGTCGCCCAGCTCATGGTGACCGGCGCATCGCGTGACGGAAGCACGCATGCGCTGGCACTCGCCCAGGCGCACCCCGGCCTGCTCTTTGCGACGGCAGGCGTGCATCCACACCATGCCATCGACTACGACGACGCCACCGACGCATGGCTGCGCGAGCTGGCGACGCATCCCGAGGTGCGGGCGGTAGGCGAAACCGGCCTGGACTACAACCGCAACTATTCGCCGCGCGACGTGCAGCTGGCCGTGTTCGAGCGGCAATTGCAGATCGCCGTGGATACGCAGAAGCCCTTGTTCCTGCACCAGCGCGATGCGCACCACGATTTCGTTGCGCTGCTGCGTCGCTATCGCGACAAGATCCCGGGCGCGGTCGTGCATTGCTTCACCGACACCGGCGAGGCCATGCGCGACTACCTGGACCTCGATTGTCATATCGGCATCACCGGCTGGATCTGCGATGAGCGCCGCGGCACGCACCTGCGCGAGCTGGTCAAGGACATTCCCGCCCATCGCCTGATGATCGAGACGGACGCGCCTTATCTGCTGCCACGCACGGTGAAGCCGCCGCCTTCGCACCGGCGCAATGAGCCGATGTATCTGCGGCACATCTGTGAGGAAATCGCGCGCGACCGTGGCGAGTCCTGGCAGGAGACGGCGACACACACCACCGCGACGGCGCGGGCGTTCTTCGGATTGCCAGGCATCTGA
- the gspE gene encoding type II secretion system ATPase GspE — MSAVAKPAANAEVAATDGREAAVCALLVSRGRLKDTDLARARRLHEESPEGTLTALMARLGLVSERDLAEAWSELLHTPLLVAREAPDMPPAELDVSVRFLKQQHVVPVRVGEDGLALVVSDPADPYPLQAMQLAAGRPVALRIGLRSEIDDLIERYYGSGRSAMGAIVENLDGSAAVEDDVEHLRDLASEAPVIRLVNLILQRAVEQRASDVHIEPFENRLKVRYRIDGVLHEVEAPPSSSTAAVISRVKIMAKLNIAERRLPQDGRIQLRVQGKELDLRVSTVPTSFGESVVMRILDRESVVFDFASLGFTSHFQQRFIDVLERPHGILLVTGPTGSGKTTTLYTALAKINTPDVKIITVEDPVEYQIEGINQIQVKPQIGLDFAGALRSIVRQDPDVIMIGEMRDLETCRIAIQSALTGHLVLSTLHTNSAAGGITRLLDMGVEDYLLGSTVNGILAQRLVRRLDPETAIPYEALPEVIEEFELHKYTDERPIRLWKPGSSAANPTGYRGRRAIMEFLVMTDPLRRLVMQRADAGEIERAARAEGMRTMYEDGIAKAVAGITTIEEVLRVTQEG; from the coding sequence ATGTCGGCAGTTGCCAAGCCGGCGGCCAATGCGGAGGTTGCGGCGACGGACGGTCGCGAGGCGGCGGTCTGTGCGCTGCTGGTCTCCCGTGGGCGGCTGAAGGACACGGATCTCGCCAGGGCCCGTCGTCTGCATGAAGAGTCGCCTGAGGGCACCCTCACCGCACTGATGGCCCGGCTGGGCCTGGTGTCCGAGCGCGACCTGGCCGAGGCTTGGTCCGAACTGCTCCATACGCCGCTGCTGGTCGCCCGCGAGGCGCCGGACATGCCGCCGGCCGAATTGGATGTGTCCGTGCGCTTCCTGAAGCAGCAGCACGTGGTGCCGGTGCGCGTGGGCGAGGACGGGCTGGCGCTGGTGGTGTCCGACCCGGCCGATCCGTACCCGCTCCAGGCCATGCAGCTGGCCGCCGGCCGGCCGGTGGCACTGCGCATCGGCCTGCGCTCGGAAATCGACGATCTGATCGAGCGCTACTACGGCTCCGGCCGTTCCGCGATGGGCGCCATCGTGGAGAACCTCGACGGCAGCGCCGCCGTGGAAGACGACGTGGAGCACCTGCGCGACCTCGCGTCCGAGGCGCCGGTGATCCGCCTGGTCAACCTCATTCTCCAGCGCGCGGTGGAACAGCGCGCGTCCGACGTGCACATCGAGCCGTTCGAGAACCGCCTGAAGGTGCGCTACCGCATCGACGGCGTGCTGCACGAAGTGGAAGCACCGCCGTCCAGCTCCACCGCCGCCGTGATCTCCCGCGTGAAGATCATGGCCAAGCTCAACATCGCCGAGCGCCGCCTGCCGCAGGACGGTCGCATCCAGCTGCGCGTACAGGGCAAGGAGCTGGACTTGCGTGTGTCCACCGTGCCCACGAGCTTTGGCGAATCGGTGGTCATGCGCATTCTCGACCGCGAGTCGGTGGTGTTCGATTTCGCCTCGCTGGGCTTCACCAGCCACTTCCAGCAGCGCTTCATCGACGTGCTGGAGCGGCCGCACGGCATCCTGCTGGTCACCGGCCCCACGGGTTCGGGCAAGACCACCACGCTGTACACGGCGCTGGCCAAGATCAATACGCCGGACGTCAAGATCATCACCGTCGAAGATCCGGTGGAATACCAGATCGAAGGCATCAACCAGATCCAGGTGAAGCCGCAGATCGGCCTGGACTTCGCTGGCGCCCTGCGCTCCATCGTGCGCCAGGACCCGGACGTGATCATGATCGGCGAAATGCGCGACCTGGAAACCTGTCGCATCGCCATCCAGTCCGCGCTCACCGGCCACCTGGTGCTGTCCACCCTGCACACCAACAGCGCGGCGGGCGGCATCACGCGCCTGCTCGACATGGGCGTGGAGGATTACCTGCTCGGCTCCACCGTCAACGGCATCCTCGCGCAGCGCCTGGTGCGCCGCCTCGATCCGGAAACCGCCATTCCGTACGAGGCGCTGCCGGAAGTGATCGAGGAATTCGAGCTGCACAAATACACCGACGAGCGCCCGATCCGCCTGTGGAAGCCGGGCAGCAGCGCGGCCAATCCCACGGGCTACCGCGGCCGCCGCGCCATCATGGAGTTCCTGGTGATGACCGATCCGCTGCGCCGCCTGGTGATGCAGCGCGCGGACGCCGGCGAGATCGAGCGCGCCGCGCGCGCCGAAGGCATGCGCACGATGTATGAGGATGGCATTGCCAAGGCGGTGGCGGGCATCACCACCATCGAGGAGGTGTTGCGTGTCACGCAGGAGGGTTGA